The genomic interval CCATACTTTTCAATGGCTGCTTCTTTTAGAATATTCATTACCTCTTCGGTTTCGGTGGCAAGCATTGTTGTTTGGTTGATAACGCCAAACTGTTTCATATCCTCATGGGGATCAAATCCTTCTGTGCTTTTATGTCCAAAATGTTCTTCAAAATCAGTTTTGGGTCGATCTCCGGTAAGAATGTCTGCCAATATTTGAGCTTCATCTGTGTTAAGAACGACCACACACTCTGAGTGATCAGCGCTGTGCGAAAAGGTGGCCCGTGTTTCTTCATGACGGTGTTTGCCGTGAATCACTAATGAATATCCTTTTTTACCCAGCTGTTTGCCACGCTTCCAGACCTTCTCTACAAAGGGACAGGTGGTGTTGTATTCATAGGGATCAATCCCTTGTTTTTTGAGCTTTTGCTGTATTTCAATAGTCGTGCCAAAAGCAGGGACAATGACAATATCATCTTCATTGAGTGATTCAATAGGGATGAGTTCCGAGCCGTCTGTCTCAAATAGAAATTCAACTCCACGGTCCAGCAGGTCTTCATTAACAGTAGGATTGTGAATCATTTCGCTAAGCAGATAAACATTCTTATCGGGATGCTGCTCAACCGTTTTATATGCGATGTCTATGGCATTTTCTACGCCATAGCAAAAACCAAAATGCCGGGGAATAAGAAAGCGAACGGGTCCAAAGTCGAGTACAGTGGGGTCCAGATCTTTCTTGCGCGGATCCATCACCTTATTCGCATCCTTGACCTTGCGAATAATTGGAGATTGATAAATTTCAGGTATGTCGAATTTCTTACGTCCCATATCAAAAAAGTGGTTTTATATTTAGCCCGTAAATATACGGAGCTTAGGGCGAAACATCAGCATTAATAACAATGGGAAGCAGTAAATCGATCAATGGAAGGGAGGGGCAAAAAACGATCGAAAGCCAATATTATAGATCGAATTATACTTCGGCTACTTCATCGAGTTTAACGCCCACAAGTTGACTGACGCCTGTTTCGGGCATGGTAACACCGTACATCATTTCAGCTTTGCT from Fodinibius salinus carries:
- a CDS encoding 4-hydroxy-3-methylbut-2-enyl diphosphate reductase; protein product: MGRKKFDIPEIYQSPIIRKVKDANKVMDPRKKDLDPTVLDFGPVRFLIPRHFGFCYGVENAIDIAYKTVEQHPDKNVYLLSEMIHNPTVNEDLLDRGVEFLFETDGSELIPIESLNEDDIVIVPAFGTTIEIQQKLKKQGIDPYEYNTTCPFVEKVWKRGKQLGKKGYSLVIHGKHRHEETRATFSHSADHSECVVVLNTDEAQILADILTGDRPKTDFEEHFGHKSTEGFDPHEDMKQFGVINQTTMLATETEEVMNILKEAAIEKYGEAEILDHFADTSDTLCYATNENQSATLALAESNADLSIVVGGYNSSNTMHLVEILEEAFPTYHVRDAEEIESPSNIQHFNQWDKELKTTKDWLPQQEPVTVAITSGASCPDVLVDEVILKILSYFEDTKSVEQIIAPFKDKLDEVA